In Callospermophilus lateralis isolate mCalLat2 chromosome 4, mCalLat2.hap1, whole genome shotgun sequence, one genomic interval encodes:
- the Wbp2nl gene encoding postacrosomal sheath WW domain-binding protein, whose protein sequence is MAVNQSHTENRRGAIIPVGESVLKQSPDVELSFPQHPQSSNLFSGVKRGTLFLSSYRVIFVTSRSVSDPMLSFMMPFDLMKNCTVEQPLFNANYIQGTVHAAPDGGWEGQATFKLVFKKGGAIEFAELLIQAAAAAARGTPLRIMNYWISTPGIYVVTGEGNMCTQQTPCQVLVYGGPQSGYGAPPTGYGASPAGYGAPPMAYGAIPVGYGASSMGYGAPPPGYGAPPPGYGAPPPGYGAPPPGYGVPPPGYGVPPPGYEDPSARSSRPVAPPSRSPAPPAGSGVQNPKTVTAQTPGHEASSPSTSASPAYSPTSKM, encoded by the exons TGTCTTGAAGCAGAGTCCAGATGTGGAACTCTCCTTCCCACAGCATCCACAGAGCTCCAACCTCTTTAGTGGTGTAAAGAGGGGAACGTTGTTTCTTAGTTCATACCGG GTGATTTTCGTGACTTCACGCTCAGTCAGTGATCCCATGCTGTCCTTTATGATGCCGTTTGATCTGATGAAGAACTGCACTGTTGAACAACCACTCTTTAATGCCAACTACATTCAAGGGACTGTTCATGCAGCTCCAGATG GAGGCTGGGAAGGACAGGCTACTTTTAAATTAGTCTTCAAAAAAGGAGGTGCCATCGAATTTGCTGAGTTGCTGATACAAGCTGCCGCTGCTG CTGCCCGGGGAACTCCACTTCGAATTATGAATTACTGGATCTCCACTCCAGGAATTTATGTTGTTACTGGAGAGGGAAACATGTGCACTCAACAGACACCTTGTCAAG TTTTGGTCTATGGAGGCCCCCAGTCAGGGTATGGAGCCCCTCCTACAGGATATGGAGCCTCCCCTGCAGGATATGGAGCCCCTCCTATGGCATATGGAGCCATTCCTGTAGGATATGGAGCTTCTTCTATGGGTTATGGAGCCCCCCCTCCAGGATATGGAGCCCCCCCTCCAGGATATGGAGCCCCCCCTCCAGGATATGGAGCCCCCCCTCCTGGATATGGAGTCCCACCTCCTGGATATGGAGTCCCACCTCCTGGATATGAAGACCCATCTGCGAGAAGCTCAAGACCTGTAGCCCCCCCTTCTAGATCCCCAGCTCCACCTGCTGGATCTGGAGTCCAGAATCCCAAAACTGTAACAGCACAGACTCCTGGACATGAagcttcttctccctctaccTCAGCTTCTCCGG